The following proteins are co-located in the Cupriavidus pauculus genome:
- a CDS encoding type II and III secretion system protein family protein yields MERHQQPRGAARRTSSLATQLRAPALTLAVMAALWSSHANSQAGVEAAIATSGAATQARPLQLAGPVQPGGAAGAAAQRDAQIQTQTVRGPNCTGTVRERREVAVPVGKSTMIDMPEPVRSRTLGNPNVAQAMLVSPQTLYVLGQEVGSTNMIVQGRSGSCSVIDLTVGADPGGLQSALRELVPEARRVRVSSAADSLVLTGSVADAVQAQKILDIANAFVIRQTRGPAQAANGQATQAPQQQQTSMTQLTNPATAGMPVRSPRIINMMVVEAPQQVMLEVKVAEVSKTLIDQMGSAVNLQGAFGSWSFGLLANFLSSGASDLLSFSKANNLPLKFALDAQRGDGLVKILAEPNLMAISGQEASFLAGGKVFIPVPQSFGGNTTTIILQEETFGVGLRFTPTVMENGRINLKVAPEVSELSPTGVALTAPNVSGATILPLINTRRASTTLQVYDGQSFAIGGLIKNNITGSLKALPGVGELPVVGALMRSTNFQQDRTELLFVVTPRLVKPLPATYPLPTDSFGTVNRGEVYATGNMEGRPQPPAPMPGVQPAAMPNAAPATAPAAPATPMPVPGSAPAPVTAIPVPAATALAAADAPAPAQQ; encoded by the coding sequence ATGGAACGTCATCAACAGCCACGCGGCGCCGCGCGCCGCACCAGCAGCCTTGCCACGCAGCTCCGGGCACCGGCCCTCACGCTCGCGGTCATGGCCGCGCTCTGGAGCAGCCACGCCAACAGCCAGGCCGGCGTGGAAGCGGCCATCGCCACGTCGGGCGCCGCCACCCAGGCCCGCCCGCTGCAACTGGCCGGTCCGGTCCAGCCCGGCGGCGCAGCGGGAGCCGCCGCGCAGCGCGACGCGCAGATCCAGACCCAGACCGTGCGCGGGCCCAACTGCACCGGCACCGTGCGCGAACGCCGCGAGGTGGCCGTGCCCGTGGGCAAGTCGACGATGATCGACATGCCCGAGCCCGTGCGCAGCCGCACGCTGGGCAACCCGAACGTGGCCCAGGCGATGCTGGTGTCGCCGCAGACGCTGTACGTGCTGGGCCAGGAAGTGGGCTCGACCAACATGATCGTGCAGGGCCGCAGCGGCTCCTGCAGCGTGATTGACCTGACGGTCGGCGCCGATCCGGGCGGCCTGCAGTCGGCGCTGCGCGAGCTGGTGCCGGAGGCGCGCCGCGTGCGTGTGTCGTCGGCGGCCGACAGCCTCGTGCTGACCGGCAGCGTGGCCGACGCCGTGCAGGCGCAGAAGATCCTCGACATCGCCAACGCGTTCGTGATCCGCCAGACGCGCGGCCCGGCGCAGGCCGCCAACGGCCAGGCCACCCAGGCCCCGCAGCAGCAGCAGACCAGCATGACGCAGCTCACCAACCCGGCCACGGCCGGCATGCCGGTGCGCAGCCCGCGCATCATCAACATGATGGTGGTGGAGGCGCCGCAGCAGGTGATGCTGGAGGTCAAGGTGGCCGAGGTGTCCAAGACGCTGATCGACCAGATGGGCTCCGCCGTGAACCTGCAGGGCGCGTTCGGCAGCTGGAGCTTCGGGCTGCTGGCCAACTTCCTGTCGTCGGGCGCCAGCGACCTGCTCAGCTTCAGCAAGGCCAACAACCTGCCGCTGAAGTTCGCGCTCGATGCCCAGCGCGGCGACGGCCTGGTCAAGATCCTGGCCGAGCCGAACCTGATGGCCATCAGCGGCCAGGAGGCCAGCTTCCTGGCCGGCGGCAAGGTGTTCATCCCGGTGCCGCAGAGCTTTGGCGGCAACACCACGACGATCATCCTGCAGGAGGAAACGTTCGGCGTCGGCCTGCGCTTCACGCCGACGGTGATGGAGAACGGCCGCATCAACCTCAAGGTGGCGCCCGAGGTGTCCGAACTGTCGCCCACCGGGGTGGCGCTGACCGCGCCGAACGTGTCCGGCGCGACGATCCTGCCGCTGATCAACACGCGCCGCGCGTCCACCACGCTGCAGGTCTACGACGGCCAGAGCTTCGCCATCGGCGGCCTGATCAAGAACAACATCACGGGCAGCCTCAAGGCGCTGCCGGGCGTGGGCGAACTGCCGGTGGTGGGCGCGCTGATGCGCAGCACCAACTTCCAGCAGGACCGCACCGAGCTGCTGTTCGTGGTGACGCCGCGCCTGGTCAAGCCGCTGCCGGCCACCTATCCGCTGCCCACCGACAGCTTCGGCACGGTCAATCGCGGCGAGGTCTACGCCACCGGCAACATGGAAGGCCGCCCGCAGCCGCCGGCGCCGATGCCCGGCGTACAGCCGGCCGCGATGCCGAATGCCGCGCCCGCCACGGCCCCGGCCGCCCCCGCCACGCCGATGCCCGTGCCCGGCAGCGCCCCGGCGCCCGTGACCGCCATCCCGGTACCGGCCGCGACCGCGCTGGCCGCCGCGGATGCCCCGGCCCCGGCCCAACAGTAA
- a CDS encoding AAA family ATPase, which yields MAKIVAVSADDSQLQHVAGLIAQSASHVVQRTLAAPGVALSQPGLTLGTDLLIVAAPDFSADDIAQLRRLRTEAPDTLCMLLTGNPSADLLMRAMRAGVQCVLPWPPDAAEFRDELQRCTSHALSGGRAEGQVLSFVSCKGGSGTTFLAANTAHMLATQHRKHVLLLDLNQQYGDAAFVLTDQTPPATLTDVCRQIDRLDAALLDACVTHVGPGFDVVPAAGDPVKAGEIKAAQIERLLDVARQQYDVVVLDVGQDINPMSLVVLDHSNLIYPVLQPSLSHLRAGRRLLDLCHSLGYHTDRLRLVLNRQDKHAPIDPRTMENAFGMRFAHLLPNDTAPVREASSQGLPLLQVAPKGALTRALLALAADIYPGAAPQRDGLLRKLFGHGTQVPAAARA from the coding sequence ATGGCCAAGATCGTCGCAGTCTCCGCCGATGACTCGCAACTGCAGCACGTTGCCGGGTTGATCGCCCAAAGCGCCAGCCACGTGGTGCAGCGCACGCTGGCCGCGCCCGGCGTGGCGCTGTCACAGCCGGGCCTGACGCTCGGCACCGACCTGCTGATCGTGGCCGCGCCCGACTTCAGCGCCGACGACATCGCGCAGCTTCGCCGCCTGCGCACCGAGGCGCCGGACACGCTCTGCATGCTGCTGACCGGCAACCCGTCGGCGGACCTGCTGATGCGCGCGATGCGGGCCGGCGTGCAGTGCGTGCTGCCGTGGCCGCCCGACGCGGCCGAGTTCCGCGACGAGCTGCAGCGCTGCACCAGCCACGCGCTCAGCGGTGGGCGCGCCGAGGGCCAGGTGCTGTCGTTCGTGTCGTGCAAGGGCGGCAGCGGCACCACGTTTCTGGCGGCCAACACGGCGCACATGCTGGCCACCCAGCACCGCAAGCACGTGCTGCTGCTGGACCTGAACCAGCAGTACGGCGACGCCGCGTTCGTGCTGACCGACCAGACGCCGCCCGCCACGCTGACCGACGTGTGCCGCCAGATCGACCGGCTCGACGCCGCGCTGCTCGATGCCTGCGTGACCCACGTGGGCCCCGGCTTCGACGTGGTGCCGGCCGCCGGCGACCCGGTCAAGGCCGGCGAGATCAAGGCCGCGCAGATCGAGCGGCTGCTCGACGTGGCGCGCCAGCAGTACGACGTGGTGGTGCTCGACGTGGGGCAGGACATCAACCCGATGTCGCTCGTCGTGCTGGACCACAGCAACCTGATCTACCCGGTGCTGCAGCCCAGCCTGTCGCACCTGCGCGCGGGGCGCCGGCTGCTGGACCTGTGCCATTCGCTCGGCTACCACACCGACCGCCTGCGCCTGGTGCTGAACCGGCAGGACAAGCACGCGCCGATCGACCCGCGCACGATGGAGAACGCCTTCGGCATGCGGTTCGCGCACCTGCTGCCCAACGACACGGCGCCCGTGCGCGAGGCCAGCAGCCAGGGGCTGCCGCTGCTGCAGGTGGCGCCCAAGGGCGCGCTGACGCGCGCGCTGCTGGCGCTGGCGGCCGACATCTATCCCGGGGCCGCGCCGCAGCGCGACGGCCTGTTGCGCAAGCTGTTCGGCCACGGCACGCAGGTGCCGGCCGCGGCGCGCGCCTGA
- a CDS encoding CpaF family protein, protein MSLREQLFQQAGEAMPQRVARANGNGAVSPAYQQLAMEIHQTIVDRVELSRLQQMTPEQVRRELAQVVERIVDEGNHPLNEAERRRLVSDVQDEMLGYGPLEPLLADPTISDILVNTARRVYVERRGKLELTDITFLDDAHLLRVIEKMVSRMGRRIDESSPMVDARLPDGSRINAIIPPSAIDGPLLSIRRFAVNPLQVKDLVELSTLTPQMAQLLEAMVQAKLNVLISGGTGSGKTTLLNILSGYIPADERIVTIEDAAELQLRQAHVLRLETRPPNIEGRGEITQRALVKNALRMRPDRIILGEVRGAEALDMLHAMNTGHEGSLATIHANTPRDALTRLENMISTAGLNLPIRTMRQQITSALSVVVQVTRLTDGRRKLVSVSEITGMEGEVVNMQEIFTFRRKGVDRDGRIRGHFCATGVRPKFCERLQAFGIHLPETLFDPSAMHEV, encoded by the coding sequence ATGTCCTTGCGAGAACAACTCTTCCAGCAGGCCGGCGAGGCCATGCCGCAGCGCGTGGCGCGTGCCAACGGCAACGGCGCGGTCAGCCCGGCCTACCAGCAACTGGCCATGGAGATCCACCAGACCATCGTCGACCGCGTGGAACTGAGCCGCCTGCAGCAGATGACGCCCGAGCAGGTGCGGCGCGAACTGGCCCAGGTGGTCGAGCGCATCGTCGACGAAGGCAACCATCCGCTCAACGAGGCCGAACGGCGCCGGCTGGTGTCCGACGTCCAGGACGAGATGCTGGGCTACGGCCCGCTGGAACCGCTGCTGGCCGACCCGACGATCTCCGACATCCTGGTCAACACGGCCCGGCGCGTCTACGTGGAGCGGCGCGGCAAGCTGGAGCTGACCGACATCACGTTCCTCGACGACGCCCACCTGCTGCGCGTGATCGAGAAGATGGTGTCGCGCATGGGCCGGCGCATCGACGAGTCGAGCCCGATGGTGGACGCCCGGCTGCCCGACGGCTCGCGCATCAACGCGATCATCCCGCCGTCGGCCATCGACGGCCCGCTGCTGTCGATCCGCCGCTTCGCGGTCAATCCGCTGCAGGTGAAGGACCTGGTGGAGCTGTCGACGCTGACCCCGCAGATGGCCCAGCTGCTGGAGGCCATGGTGCAGGCCAAGCTCAACGTGCTGATCTCCGGCGGCACGGGCAGCGGCAAGACCACGCTGCTGAACATCCTGTCCGGCTACATCCCGGCCGACGAGCGCATCGTCACGATCGAGGACGCCGCCGAGCTGCAGCTGCGCCAGGCCCACGTGCTGCGGCTGGAAACCCGGCCGCCCAACATCGAGGGCCGTGGCGAGATCACGCAGCGCGCGCTGGTCAAGAACGCGCTGCGGATGCGCCCGGACCGCATCATCCTGGGCGAAGTGCGCGGCGCCGAGGCGCTGGACATGCTCCACGCGATGAACACGGGCCACGAGGGCTCGCTGGCGACGATCCACGCCAACACGCCGCGCGACGCGCTGACGCGGCTGGAAAACATGATCAGCACGGCCGGGCTGAACCTGCCGATCCGCACCATGCGCCAGCAGATCACGTCGGCGCTGTCGGTGGTGGTGCAGGTGACGCGCCTGACCGACGGCCGGCGCAAGCTGGTCAGCGTCAGCGAGATCACCGGCATGGAGGGCGAGGTCGTCAACATGCAGGAAATCTTCACGTTCCGCCGCAAGGGCGTGGACCGCGACGGCCGCATCCGGGGCCACTTCTGCGCCACGGGCGTGCGCCCGAAGTTCTGCGAGCGCCTGCAGGCGTTCGGCATCCACCTGCCCGAGACGCTGTTCGATCCCTCGGCGATGCACGAGGTCTAG
- a CDS encoding type II secretion system F family protein has protein sequence MNGTMIGFAVSVFLACVLGAAGAWQWWHQTRSQRARRFSHRVEAAMLNSASHAADASILKQRVLSESPEMAQLLRRLPRVDKLDLMLLQSGLNWSVGRLLALCAMAGLLAVAGLVPFHPPWFALVPLTACAAALPLLYLLRRRARRLATLEAQLPEAADLLARALRAGHSLPSALDMAGQELPAPIGTELALVFGEINYGIPLADALAGLNDRVPLEDLRYLVIAILIQRESGGNLAEILDNVGSLIRKRLQLMDKIRVLSAEGRLGGWILTALPVIVGGIVYQINPDLMATLWTDPAGIKMLWYAVAMTCVGIVWMRQIVRIHV, from the coding sequence ATGAACGGGACGATGATCGGATTCGCGGTGTCGGTGTTCCTGGCCTGCGTGCTGGGCGCCGCCGGCGCGTGGCAGTGGTGGCACCAGACACGCAGCCAGCGCGCGCGGCGCTTCAGCCATCGCGTGGAGGCGGCCATGCTCAACAGCGCCAGCCACGCGGCGGATGCCAGCATCCTCAAGCAGCGGGTGCTCAGCGAATCCCCGGAGATGGCGCAGCTGCTGCGCCGGCTGCCTCGCGTGGACAAGCTCGACCTGATGCTGCTGCAGTCGGGCCTGAACTGGTCGGTGGGCCGCCTGCTGGCGCTCTGCGCGATGGCCGGGCTGCTGGCCGTGGCGGGGCTGGTGCCGTTCCACCCGCCGTGGTTCGCGCTGGTGCCGCTGACCGCATGCGCGGCGGCGCTGCCGCTGCTGTACCTGCTGCGCCGCCGCGCCCGGCGGCTGGCCACGCTGGAGGCCCAGCTACCCGAGGCGGCGGACCTGCTGGCGCGCGCGCTGCGGGCCGGCCACTCGCTGCCCAGCGCGCTGGACATGGCCGGGCAGGAGCTGCCCGCGCCCATCGGCACGGAACTGGCGCTGGTGTTCGGCGAGATCAACTACGGCATTCCGCTGGCCGACGCGCTGGCTGGGCTGAACGACCGCGTGCCGCTGGAAGACCTGCGCTACCTGGTCATCGCGATCCTGATCCAGCGCGAATCGGGCGGCAACCTGGCCGAGATCCTGGACAACGTCGGCAGCCTGATCCGCAAGCGGCTGCAGCTCATGGACAAGATCCGCGTGCTGTCGGCCGAAGGACGGCTTGGCGGCTGGATCCTGACCGCGCTGCCGGTCATCGTCGGCGGCATCGTGTACCAGATCAACCCGGACCTGATGGCCACGCTCTGGACCGATCCGGCCGGCATCAAGATGCTCTGGTACGCCGTGGCGATGACGTGCGTGGGCATCGTCTGGATGCGCCAGATCGTGCGCATCCACGTCTGA
- a CDS encoding type II secretion system F family protein, with amino-acid sequence MPTSTILLLAATFVIVFGVSCVAMVLLRPGAVDRRVSQIRRETPGVAEPDDARAWLRQVERLAKPLARLSVPREGWENSALRTRFIHAGWRQAEAIPLYFAIKTVLAFGLPLALWLALSGQLDAEAHARLPVLLFLVALTGFYLPDVVLRQKVKRRQREIFESFPDSLDLIMVCVEAGLGLDAAILRVVEEMRNARPAMAEEYELLTLELRAGLPREKAMRNLAARTGVDDVSMLVAMLIQSDRFGTSVADSLRVHSDMLRTKRHMLAEERAAKIGTKILFPLIFCIFPSLFVVLLGPAAIQVVAALQSVANN; translated from the coding sequence ATGCCTACATCCACGATCCTCCTGCTGGCCGCCACGTTCGTCATCGTGTTCGGCGTGTCCTGCGTGGCGATGGTGCTGCTGCGGCCCGGCGCCGTGGACCGGCGCGTCAGCCAGATCCGCCGCGAAACCCCGGGCGTGGCCGAGCCCGACGACGCCCGCGCATGGCTGCGCCAGGTGGAGCGGCTGGCCAAGCCGCTCGCGCGGCTGTCGGTGCCGCGCGAGGGCTGGGAAAACTCCGCGCTGCGCACACGCTTCATCCACGCCGGCTGGCGCCAGGCCGAAGCCATCCCGCTCTACTTCGCGATCAAGACCGTGCTCGCGTTCGGGCTGCCGCTGGCGCTCTGGCTCGCGCTGTCCGGCCAGCTCGACGCCGAGGCCCACGCCCGGCTGCCGGTGCTGCTGTTCCTGGTGGCGCTGACCGGCTTCTACCTGCCCGACGTGGTGCTGCGCCAGAAGGTGAAGCGCCGCCAGCGCGAGATCTTCGAATCGTTCCCGGACAGCCTGGACCTGATCATGGTCTGCGTGGAAGCGGGCCTGGGGCTGGACGCCGCGATCCTGCGCGTGGTGGAGGAAATGCGCAACGCGCGGCCGGCCATGGCCGAGGAATACGAACTGCTGACGCTGGAACTGCGCGCCGGGCTGCCGCGCGAGAAAGCCATGCGCAACCTGGCCGCCCGCACCGGCGTGGACGACGTGAGCATGCTGGTGGCGATGCTGATCCAGTCGGACCGCTTTGGCACCAGCGTGGCCGATTCGCTGCGCGTGCATTCGGACATGCTCCGCACCAAGCGCCACATGCTGGCCGAGGAGCGCGCGGCCAAGATCGGCACCAAGATCCTGTTCCCGCTGATCTTCTGCATCTTCCCGTCGCTGTTCGTGGTGCTGCTGGGCCCGGCGGCCATCCAGGT